GCCCGGTTCTGCTCTAAGTGATAACTCACAAGAGAGAAAGGAGCCATAGTTtaggggttggaccaggtgatatctagaagtcccttccaacctcagccattcagTGATGTTATCAGTAGCATCCCACCCTTGTGCAGTGTGATGGCTCGCACTCTGATTtactgggagctgctgcctttcacACAGACCTCCTTCTATAGAAGCTGTAGCTCCCTCCCCCCCGTGCTACACCTCCCATAATTTGCCTGTGTGCTGCCtctgtgccctgctgtgctggctggtggctctctggggacagtgcCTTGGGGCTTGTAGCTGGGTGCACGGTTGCCTTGGGAAATGTATGCTCTTCTCCACCTTTGCCTTCTGTGCTGTCTCTGAACATGGCCTTTGCTTTGATGCAGGTATTTTGGATACTGCCATTGTGGATCGGGGAAGAAACGTCCTTTCCTGCTCCAGGGACGGCACCGCACGCCTCTGGGACTGTGGCAAATCCTCCTGTCTGGGTGTCATCGCTGACTGCGGCTCTCCCATCAATGGCATCGCCGTGGGCGCTGCTGACGACTCGGTGAACCTGGGCACGCCTGAAAAAGCACCCAGTAAGGAGCCTTCTCTTAAAGGACAACCTTTATTCCCCCTGAAGTTTgtcagctggtgctgcaggtgTCATTCGGAGAGCGTGgcgtgctgctgtgtgccctcACTAGGTCACCAGAATAGAGCCCTCTGGAGGAATTCAGCCTTATCTTGCAGCTTGAGTGATTAAGACTGCGGTCTCGTTAGCTGCTGGCCTGCTTTGCTTTAAGAGGGATGTTGCTGCAGGTTCAGCAGTTGTGATCCCAGCTGTCAGACTTCAGGACACTGTCTCGCTGCGATGTGCTGCTGGTTTTGACCTTTGTCCTCTTCTCAGGTGAACGTGAGATTGGGACAGAAGGGAAAATCCTGCTGCTGGCTCGAGAAGACAAGAAGCTGCAAGGAGttgggctgcagagcaggcagccgGTAAGGAGGCTGAGGCTAGCAGTAGTGCTCTTCAAAATACCCATCTGCAGGAGGGGATGGGAACCAGCACCGTGCACACGCACCAGTTCTGTGCACTAAGTCCTGTGGTGCTCTCCTGAGAGTGCTCAGATGCTGCTATCAATCCAGCCCCGTGGGGAGCGATGCCCCTTGGTTGGGATCCCACATTGCAGTGTTCTCCCCTGTACTTATTCCCTGAAAGAGAGACTAAAACCCAGTACAATAAAGGGatcctttctctccttttttttttttttctggctagGTTTATATGTGGGGGAGGTTGAGGAGTAAGACTGGCTCGTGCATTCCACCCAGATGTGTGGCAAACTATTTAAACAGTGGCCAGTAGATGTCATTGAGAATGCAGGAACTGAGGCTgtgcatgcagagctgctgccttcccagcagtCCTTCCCTGAAGCCTGCTCAGGAACTGCACAGCCATGCAGCTGGGGTGTAAAACTGCTCTTTGTTCTGAATAGCATGCGAAGGGACCTGAGGTGTTCACCAGCCCATCTCCCTCCAGCAAAGGGAAGGGAGTTGGTAGGTGTCAGGTCCTGAGGATCCTCCAGGACCATCCTGGGCAGTGGGACGCAAGCTTCTGACGTAGCAGATTTAATTCCCTGTGGAGAGTGAAAATGGAGTGGAGTAGATGCTCACCAAGGCTGGTCAGTGGGGTGGCAAGGCTTGGCTGGCAATAgcttgcagccctgcagcagtgaTCGTGGCTCTGTACAAAGGGAGCAGTCTTCACAAACCTGCTTTGCAGATCTGGTCTTGCTGCTCCAGGGGTGTCAGAAGACAAATTTGAGCTTAGTGTTGGTCCGCCTGTCGTGGTGCAATGGATCCTTTCTCCAGAGGAGACCTAGGGGCGCTCACTGATTGCAGTAGCCTTGCTAATTTGGCAAGGCTGACTCCAGGGCACTGTTCTCCCACGCATCTTGGAGCAGAGTTGAGGGGGTTATTAACTTTGCTCTGGATTTGCAAGTTTGTGCCATGACTCACAGAAACAACCTTCCTGATTTCCTGAATAAATTGCTTCCTATTCCTGGCTGTCCCGTGGCTGCTTTGGCACATCTGTGAGATCTGAcacttgctttttatttctcttatatTTCCAGGTGTTCCTCTTTGTTGGATCTGATGCATTCAACTGCTGCACATTCCTCTCAAGTACCTATTTCCTAGCAGGGACTCAGGATGGGAACATCTATCAGCTGGATGTGAGAAACACCAAGTGAGTGCATGCCTGGGGCTGCAAGTATAGCAAATAGCAATTGTGGTTGGTTGTTTTCCCCTGAGGAAGAGCCAGATCAAAGGTGCTGGCAGACAGTGCCTCTTCTCAAGGTGGATGCAGCCAAGCAATGGCACTGTGAGCTTTGGAGCCTCTTGCAgccctttctttcccttggGGAGCACTCAGGAGGATGCTttggcaggagctgctctgaggTGGTTTTTATTTGGTGTGGAAAGGCAAGCTCTAAGCAAGGAGCATCCAGATGGATGGGTGGGGAGCCTGGCACAGAAAAATCTGAGATGTCTCATGCAGGACAAGCTCCAAGCTTGTGGCTGTTTGGGTAAAGATAATCCCCATGCCTTAGTGTTCTCTTCATGTATCTTTTAACCACTACCTCACATTCTTCTTTCGGTGCTCAGACGTTGGGATGGGTTGTTGATTTGACcataatgcttttcttctttctgttcccttattttttttttttatttttttttcttccagtgctccCATCCAAGTCATTCACAGGTCAGGAGCACCTGTGCTTTCTCTGCTCCCATACAGAGATGGATTCATTGCCAGCCAAGGTAACTCAAGCGCTGTGTACAGATTGTAAATTGAGCTGAGCAGTTTTGTGCTCTTTATGCCCTCTCTTTTATAAAAGCACTGGATGTCCAAGCCACTAAAAGAGAGCTTGGCAAAGTGTCCATTGCAAAAAGGTGATGTGGTGGAACCTCTTATTACGTATTCGTTTTTTGCCTTGTGATTTTTATTCCCCAAAATAGCTCCTCCAAGGAGCTTCTCAATCATTAGAGCTTTTTCCCATCTCACTGATGCCCTCACAGCATGTATCCCTTTTCTTGGGGATTTCTGCTGGGCCCATAGTGCTGTTTGCAGGAAGAACGTGGCCTGTTTTTACTCATCACCCactattccttccttccttggtGTCCCTTCTGCTTTCATAGGTGATGGAACGTGCTTTATCATTCAGCAAGACCTCGATTATGTCATCGACCTCACAGAAGCAGACTGTGACCCCGTGTACAAGGTAAGGAATATGGTGTGTTGACTGAAGTAGAGGGCCTGGGGAAGGGTGATGccaagcagcaggcagctgcattTATCTCAGGAATAGGCTGCTCACATGAGCTCCTTCACACTGTTGActtttcagcttatttttgcTACCTGAATAATTGTAATCTTTGGCATAAATAAATGCCGTCAGCATCTCTCCGTGATACGTGGTAGTATTATCTCTGCTGTGCAGGAGTAGAACTGAAGCAGAGAAGTAACTTAATTAGGGAGTAGATCTGGcagaatgttcttttttttttttcctgtaaagaagCTGGAATTGATCTGTGCTTGGGAGTTTACTGGGGTCAAAGCAACAGCTGGCAGCATAGTGCTGCCTGTGTTCAGCTCCTACGTGGTGTGAGACCACAAAGTACTTCAGTTGTTCTGTGTCCACGCAGATGGGAGACAGTGACCTGTGTTCCCTGGGCTCTGAACCACGCAGTGCTGATTGAAATTAGCTCTTAGTTTGAAGCAGTTCCAGCTCCACAGTCCTTTTCTGAGCCAATAAACACAATGTTACATGCTCCCTATAGAATAAGTCTGAAAGGAAACCTGATGTCTGGAAGTGCCCTTGCTGGGTGTCAGGGCTGCTCTGAGGACGAAGGAGCGTGTTGCTCAGACTGTGTGTAAACCCACAAGAAAGAAGTGTCATCTTCTCCGTGTGTGAGTGTCCTTCAGCGAGCTGTTAGGTACCGAAGGGACAGGGGGATGCTTCTCCCAGATGGTAATGATGGATGGAAAAGGCccattttcagagaaagaaaacaacacgaGTTGGTGCGTGCCTCTTTTAGATGCGAGGATACTTCTTGGAGAaattgcagagctgctggcttccTCTTCTTGAGAGGAAGCATGAGAGGTGCTGTGCTCACACCCTGCTTtgtttattgcattttttccctcttttttcaGGTTGCTCCGTGGGAGAAGCAGATCTACACGTGCTGCAGGGACGGGGTGGTGCGGCGGTACCAGCTGGGCGGCCTGTAGGCATTGGGGGGGACGTGTGTGCCCTGTGGGGCTGTATGGGGGTGGGGCAGGGGAATTAAACCGTGGGGgcagctctgttttgttgttcCGTGGCTGTGAGGTGTTCACGTTTGTAACTTACAGGGGCTTTTTATCTTGTGGTGGGGGTAACTGCtgtttgggggggggagggggtggggggaaggggaaTTAAACCGTGGATGTGGgctgaaataaagcagttttcGTAAGGTGGGTGTGGAGAAAAAGCCTTCATTAAACTTGTCCAAAGACGAGTGGAGGGGGGCTGTGTGGCGTCGCGTCGGGCCCGGAAAATGGCGGCGGGGCCGAGAGAACTACGGTTCCCGTCGTGCCCCGCGCGGGGAGAACCGGAAGTGCCGCCGGAAGCGCAGCCAGGAGCCGGAAGTGCGGCCTGGCCCCGTTGCCGTGGCGACCCCGCGCGGGCTGCGTATCCATAGCGACGGGGCCGCCATGGGTCAGGACTACTACGCCGTGCTGGAGCTAGGCCGCGGGGCTACGGACGCCGACATCAAGAAGGCGTGAGGGGGGGACGGGGGACGGGGGTCGGGGCAGCGGGCTGCCTCAGTTCTACCTGGCGGGGGCTGCAGGCCGCGCTCTGCTCGCCCCCTGCAGGTACCGGCTGCTGGCCTTGGAGTACCACCCGCAGAAATGCAAGAAGCCGTGGGCGCAGGAGCGCTTCCGGCAGCTGGCGGAGGCCTACGACGTCCTGAGCGACCGTAAGCGGCGAGGGCTGAGCCTTGTCATCTCCAGGgctgggcacccacagctctgggctgcagcGCTGGGGCCTCGCTGCCTCTGGGGAAAGAAATTCCTCCTCACATgtaacctaaatttcccctcggatagtttaaagccattccttcttgtcctatcactataagATTGTGTGAAAAACCCCTCTGCCTCCTGTTTGTCAGCTCCCTTAAGGCTCTGGAAGGTCGtagtgaggtctccctgcagccttcccttctccaggctgagcacccccagctccctcagcctgtctccatagaGAGCTGCTCCATCCTCTGAGCATCCccgtgccctcctctggaccagctcccacatccctcctgtgctccagacggggcctcatgagggcagacAGAaggggacagtcccctccctgcccactgcccaGGGGACTGCTGCCTTCCAGGCTGTGAGCacgcactgctggctcctgtcctATTTTTCTCCACCAGAACCCCCATGTCCTTCtctacagggctgctctcgGGGCGTCCTTCTCTCAGTACAATGGCTGTTCCCAATCCCTCCTTGTCCCTTAGCTGTGAGGAGAGGCATCTACGACAGGTTTGGTGAAGAAGGTCTCAAAGGCGGCATCCCTGTGGAGTCTGGGGGTGAGGACGCCTGGACCGCCGGGTACGTGTTCCACAACAACCCTGACAAAGTCTTCAAGGAGTTCTTTGGAGGACACAACCCCTTTGCAGGTGggtggctgctctgctgccatccccgGAGCAGCCTTTGCCCCTTTTGGGGCTGTGCTCACTACCAGCCCCTGAACTTCGAGTTCTGTGTCAGTGCTTCCTCCTCATAGACCTCGaagccctcccagccccacccccaccccctgctgtggactggctgcccccagctcaggctgcccagggcccatctgTGCCCTTGTCACCttcaaggatggggcacccccagctctgggcagcagtgctggagtctcaccaccctctccgTGAAATATTTCCCCAACATCTAACCTccatctcctctctgctggaggttttcttctctctttcaccGTGGGACTGGGGTTTAGAGCCCTGCACCCCCTGTGCTGCCCCATGCAGAGTTCTTCACCAAGGATGGCTTGGAGGTGACCCTGCCCTTTGGAGGGCTGCGAGGACGAGGCGTGATAAAGCAGGACCCCCCGATGGTGTGGGACCTCCACGTCTCCCTTGAAGACCTCTTCTTCGGCTGCACCAAGAAGATGAAGATCTCCCGCCGGGTAAGGGCAGAGCTTGTGCCAGGCAGGGTGAGGACCCCTTCCCCCCACCAGATCACGTTGGCCCGGGTGCATCCAACCCGGCCTGGAGCTGCTCTGACAGCGGGGGTTCCCCTGCTACATCTCCAAGCTCATCCACCCCGCAGGTGATGAACGAAGACGGCCAAACGAGCACCATCAGGGACAAGATCCTGATCATCGACGTGCAGCCCGGGTGGAAGCAAGGCACCAGGATCACGTTCGAAAAGGAAGGAGACCAGGTGACCACCGCGGCGTGAAGCTCTGGGCTGGGTTCCCTCAGGCACAGCCGGGTGCTCTTTGCAGATTTCCCATTtctgctgtgtccctgcagtGGGAGCTCAGCGTTGTTGCTCTGCCTCCGCTCCCGCGGGGACACgtggctgtgctgtgtcctTAGCACTGACCCAGGGAAGTGATGGGTTCCTCTGGGGCGCGGCCGCGCTGCTGTGCTCGGAAACAGCAAGAAAGGAGCCACTTCTGCCTGCCTTTATCTTGGGCTAAACATAACAGAAAGggatgctgctctgcctgcccctCACCTTTGCAGAACTCACTCTGGATTCCCTTGGCTTAGCAGGAGACTTGGATAAAACATGTTGTTGGTTTTTATCCcctaaatgaagaaaatcagtctCTCTTGCAAGCCAGCAACAAAGGGGCAGCTATTGGTGTCCCCTTGCCCTGTATAAAACCGTGTATCAAACCATTCCcagatctctttttttccccccttttttaGGGTCCAAACATCATTCCAGGCGACATCACCTTCGTTGTCCAAGAGAAACCTCACCCGAGGTTCAAAAGAACCAACGACGACCTCGTTTACGTGGCCGATATCCCCCTGGGAATGGTGAGGAGCGAAGGGAGGGGACGTCCAGCTGTCGTTTGCCTTCAGCCAGGGGCTGCAAAACGTGCAGAGGAGGGAGGGCAGCGCAGGGCTCGGGTCCTCAGCCCCTTTGGTTTGTGGGAGCTGTCCTGCTCTGCCGCCCCACTGCTCGCATGGTTAAGGACAGGGGTCCCTGTGCGGCCGCAGCTCGGGGTCCTGCTCTGAATCTGCAGGCGCTGGTCGGCTGCACGGTGGACGTGAGGACGCTGGACGGGCGGCTGCTGAACATCCCCATCAACGACATCGTGCAGTGAGCAGCGCGCTCGGGTTGGGGGTGGGTGCAGAGCTGCGGGTGAACAGGTGCTGCGGGTAAACCTCCATGCACCGCGGGTTGTTGGAGCTCAGAGCTTCCTGAAGCCCCCGGCTGCTCCTCCTGCGTTCCTGGGTGCTCCAGGAGCTTTGGGCAGCAGGCTGGAGGCTCCCAGCCCGCAGGCAGAGTCCCACCGTGCTCTGCTCACGCCCTGCTGGCAGGGGAGGCGTTGGGCACCTCTCAGTGGGGTCCCATCTCCCCCCATCTGGGGATGGGAGCACCTCGCCACCCCTCTCAGCCCCATCTCGCTTTGCAGCCCCACGTACTGCAAAGTGGTGCCGGGGGAGGGGATGCCGCTGCTCGAAGACCCGCGGCGCAGGGGTGACCTCCTCATCCGCTTCAACGTCTGCTTCCCCAAGCGCCTCACGCCCGAcaagaagctgctgctgaggagagCGCTGCTGTCCTAGGAGCTGCCAGCCCCCTGCTTTCCTCCCAGTAAGGCTGTCGGCGCTGGGAGTAAGGTAAAAATGGGGGATTTCCCCTGGTGCCAGGACCCTGTCCACCCACACattgctcccagcagcctggctcCGCTCCCCTCGTGTTCTGGGGCACCAATTGCTGCCCTCCTCGCTTCgttctgcactgcagcattCCCAAGGGGCTGATCCTCTTTGGCAAGACCAGAATCATTCAGGAAAAGACCCCGAGGATTGCAACCCAACTGCACCTCCGGGCCAGGAGAAAAACCCTACCCTCCcccataataaaaataaagcaaaggagCCCCAAGTCCTGCTGCGACAGACCCCATAGGGGCGATTTATTTGAAGCATCAGCGAGGAATACCCGGCCTCACCGTGTCCCCCACCCACCACGCTCCTTCCCACCTCTCTTcccccaggcagcactgctgttcctGGCTGGAAAACCTTGACCCCTCcatccttcctctccctgctctgctctggacACCTCCATCCTTCCCTTCTTTGCGTTTCTCCTCCCGCTGGTCCCTCACGGGGCTGCCCTTGGTCCCTCTCATCCCGTGGGTTTGGAGACCTTTGGTACCTCCGCTCCCCGCTGCTTCAGCAATTAATGTAATTGACTGCTGCAACTCGTCAGCGCTGACGAGTGAGGCTGGAGGCGATCAGGGCGGCGCGGGCCGGGCCAGCATCACCACGCGCTGCAGCTGCTCATAGGAGATGAACATCACCACGTTCCAGGAGCCGAGGCGCAGGAAAGAGGGGACAAACCTGCAGGGAGGGATGACAGGGCCATTGGAAGGGACGTCCTCGGTCACTGCTTTGTGCCAGGCGGCGTTGAACCACTCACCCCTTGTAGAGGCCGGCGATGccgtcctgcagcagcagggccagcaggcAGCTCGGCACGTTCCGGTACTGCCCGGGCCCGGCGTTCATGTACCGCGTCTTCACCACGTCCACCGGTGACGCCACCACCGTGGCGCAGAATCCGGCCCCGAAAGCGGCCACGAAGTGACAGGGAACGTTGTCTGTGGGGCGGAACGGGGGTGAGGGCTTTTGGGGACCGGGATGGCGCGTGGGGCCGTGTCCCCGGTCCCGTCCTCACCTGTCATCAGCTGCGCCCGCAGCAGCGTGTCCTTGATGAGGTCGTAGGTGACGAGCTCGCCGCAGTTGATGATGGCGTTGCGGGCGATGTTGGGCAGCGTCCCTGTGGGGATGGCGGTGGTGTTGGGATGGGGCCCACGGCCTGGTGGGTGCGTGCCCCGGTGCCACTGTCCCTATCCTCAACCCTGTCCTCGTTCAAGGCTCAGAGCTGGGGTctatagaatcattaaggctggaaaagccctccaagatccccaagtccaaccccagcccagccccaccatgcccgctgacCGTGtcgctcagtgccacatccctaCAGCTCTTGTAGAAATCCTTCACCTTTTAAGGAGGTGAAGCCCTGGCACtgcagcccagagctgtgggtgccctcTCCCTGGcagtgcccaaggccatggatgaAGCTATGGgcgctgggctgcaggaggtgcCCCTGCCCATGGAGGGattggggctgggggggctgtgaGATCCCTTCCCACCAAAACCCCTCTGATGCTATGagtcccgtcccgtcccgtcccatcccatcccatcccatcccatccctcatgccatcccatcccatcccatctaCCTTCCTCATCA
The Numida meleagris isolate 19003 breed g44 Domestic line chromosome 1, NumMel1.0, whole genome shotgun sequence genome window above contains:
- the PAAF1 gene encoding proteasomal ATPase-associated factor 1, producing MAATLRIQSDWSQALRRDEGEAWLSCRSPGKPTLYGSLTRRGLSTEGVPDIAASEGFVVGEVTKKSILISCPHENVSTKFLAPYTTFSRIHQKSITCLDISSGGGLGVSTSTDGTMKIWQAANGEIRRLLEGHVYDVNCCRFFPSGLVVLSGGMDAQLKIWSAEDASCVVTFKGHKGGILDTAIVDRGRNVLSCSRDGTARLWDCGKSSCLGVIADCGSPINGIAVGAADDSVNLGTPEKAPSEREIGTEGKILLLAREDKKLQGVGLQSRQPVFLFVGSDAFNCCTFLSSTYFLAGTQDGNIYQLDVRNTNAPIQVIHRSGAPVLSLLPYRDGFIASQGDGTCFIIQQDLDYVIDLTEADCDPVYKVAPWEKQIYTCCRDGVVRRYQLGGL
- the DNAJB13 gene encoding dnaJ homolog subfamily B member 13 isoform X1: MGQDYYAVLELGRGATDADIKKAYRLLALEYHPQKCKKPWAQERFRQLAEAYDVLSDPVRRGIYDRFGEEGLKGGIPVESGGEDAWTAGYVFHNNPDKVFKEFFGGHNPFAEFFTKDGLEVTLPFGGLRGRGVIKQDPPMVWDLHVSLEDLFFGCTKKMKISRRVMNEDGQTSTIRDKILIIDVQPGWKQGTRITFEKEGDQGPNIIPGDITFVVQEKPHPRFKRTNDDLVYVADIPLGMALVGCTVDVRTLDGRLLNIPINDIVHPTYCKVVPGEGMPLLEDPRRRGDLLIRFNVCFPKRLTPDKKLLLRRALLS
- the DNAJB13 gene encoding dnaJ homolog subfamily B member 13 isoform X4, which produces MGQDYYAVLELGRGATDADIKKAYRLLALEYHPQKCKKPWAQERFRQLAEAYDVLSDPVRRGIYDRFGEEGLKGGIPVESGGEDAWTAGYVFHNNPDKVFKEFFGGHNPFAEFFTKDGLEVTLPFGGLRGRGVIKQDPPMVWDLHVSLEDLFFGCTKKMKISRRVMNEDGQTSTIRDKILIIDVQPGWKQGTRITFEKEGDQGPNIIPGDITFVVQEKPHPRFKRTNDDLVYVADIPLGMLGVLL
- the DNAJB13 gene encoding dnaJ homolog subfamily B member 13 isoform X3, yielding MGQDYYAVLELGRGATDADIKKAYRLLALEYHPQKCKKPWAQERFRQLAEAYDVLSDPVRRGIYDRFGEEGLKGGIPVESGGEDAWTAGYVFHNNPDKVFKEFFGGHNPFAEFFTKDGLEVTLPFGGLRGRGVIKQDPPMVWDLHVSLEDLFFGCTKKMKISRRVMNEDGQTSTIRDKILIIDVQPGWKQGTRITFEKEGDQGPNIIPGDITFVVQEKPHPRFKRTNDDLVYVADIPLGMPHVLQSGAGGGDAAARRPAAQG
- the DNAJB13 gene encoding dnaJ homolog subfamily B member 13 isoform X2, producing MGQDYYAVLELGRGATDADIKKAYRLLALEYHPQKCKKPWAQERFRQLAEAYDVLSDPVRRGIYDRFGEEGLKGGIPVESGGEDAWTAGYVFHNNPDKVFKEFFGGHNPFAEFFTKDGLEVTLPFGGLRGRGVIKQDPPMVWDLHVSLEDLFFGCTKKMKISRRVMNEDGQTSTIRDKILIIDVQPGWKQGTRITFEKEGDQGPNIIPGDITFVVQEKPHPRFKRTNDDLVYVADIPLGMALVGCTVDVRTLDGRLLNIPINDIVQ